In Lytechinus variegatus isolate NC3 chromosome 12, Lvar_3.0, whole genome shotgun sequence, a single window of DNA contains:
- the LOC121424843 gene encoding disintegrin and metalloproteinase domain-containing protein 9-like isoform X1, with protein MEGGHVVTKLPHKHHHCYYHGEVRDGNSSSVAISTCNGLSGLVHVDGEALAVAPLEGSPRQHVVYHQKDVISRGEKLVMDAKYESVGELPDISSKERHRRDILSETKYVELAIINDDAEYRFRGSIGAVQDRSKELANAMDMLYRALNIRIALVNVEVWTSKQIDLTADATSNLFKFQAWRSEHYSPRIHNDNAQLLTGIPFNDNVVGMAEHGKMCTEDKSCGVNTDIEEELSRQVVVVSHEMGHNLGFNHNTRSCTCPDASCIMDDILGYPPSTQFSSCTFETMRKVLQKGYGFCLLDYPKEFFGGPVCGNKFLEAGEDCDCGTPEECDTNCCVAETCRFHVNATCAEGECCDSNCQMLPAGTLCRDEYNPCDLPEYCTGTSATCPGNVYRQNGEKCDRRDSDSLCYDGQCHSYQQQCEEVWGKRTSVKAGVDECYALNEQGSHFGSCGETDQRPCPSSTDPDGPCYKPCEPENAKCGRLMCENVPDRPVLTSIATIAPGRAYDSKGREHICKTASLNFGTDVPDPGYVADGTSCAEGKICLNFQCQNISAVGIRPCPYNCHGNGMCNSKSHCHCYQGWAPPLCNTPGYGGSIDSGPAGPPDNVVVVTRTVTKVVTRYLPVSGPTLFDLGEDGNKGTGNFLSGVSTGTVAALLVLFIVIFPLLTVCGVVIYCKRQRIRQMLNKSRETRTGHQSFRNSPGSNGAARKTVVTRTPSIRASPPTIEHIPNSSTGNVVHDVYPLIPTGPNVSYKPDRPPARPSSPPPKQTSKPPPLPSIASTPSTEAPTKPTAPPSRPQLPKLKPTVRSQSFNYPAKSESGPGARPGGPPGRPKPPAPPFKLAPPPKSPPPVPDSQTPAMSISGARAALKPVARPRPNVNSNNSKDCDWSQGGNLITKDSQEGEPFIAKKPTLAKKPSISRKPPLRPGRPPLRTQSMREPPTS; from the exons TGATGGATGCAAAGTATGAATCTGTTGGAGAACTGCCCGATATATCAAGTAAAGAGCGCCACCGCAGGGACATCCTGTCCGAGACGAAATATGTAGAATTGGCCATCATAAATGACGATGCTGAG TATCGTTTTCGTGGAAGTATTGGGGCTGTGCAAGACAGAAGCAAGGAACTCGCAAATGCCATGGATATG CTGTATCGAGCACTGAACATCAGGATAGCTCTAGTTAACGTAGAAGTATGGACAAGTAAACAGATAGATCTTACTGCCGATGCCACATCTAACCTGTTCAAATTCCAGGCCTGGAGATCTGAGCATTATTCACCTAGGATCCATAATGATAATGCTCAGCTATTAAC AGGAATTCCTTTCAACGACAATGTCGTCGGGATGGCAGAACATGGGAAAATGTGTACAGAAGACAAATCATGTGGTGTTAATACA GACATAGAAGAAGAGCTCTCCCGTCAGGTTGTAGTTGTATCACACGAGATGGGACATAACTTGGGTTTTAATCACAACACTAGAAGTTGCACCTGTCCAGATGCTTCCTGTATCATGGATGATATACTAGG ATACCCTCCCTCCACCCAGTTTTCTTCCTGCACCTTTGAGACGATGCGGAAGGTCCTTCAGAAGGGTTACGGGTTCTGCCTCCTGGATTACCCTAAAGAATTCTTTGGAGGACCGGTGTGTGGTAACAAGTTCTTAGAGGCAGGGGAGGACTGTGATTGTGGGACACCAGAG GAGTGTGACACCAACTGCTGCGTAGCTGAGACCTGTAGATTCCATGTGAATGCTACGTGTGCCGAGGGTGAATGCTGTGATAGTAACTGTCAGATGCTACCCGCTGGTACCCTATGCAGGGATGAATACAACCCCTGTGATCTACCAGAATACTGCACCGGAACTTCTGCAACG TGCCCGGGTAATGTGTACCGCCAGAACGGAGAGAAGTGTGATCGGAGGGACTCTGATTCTCTCTGCTATGACGGGCAATGTCATAGCTACCAGCAGCAATGCGAAGAAGTCTGGGGTAAACGGACCT CTGTTAAGGCAGGGGTTGATGAGTGTTATGCCCTGAACGAAcaaggcagccattttggaAGTTGCGGAGAGACGGACCAAAGGCCATGCCCATCCTC aACTGATCCTGATGGACCTTGCTACAAACCCTGTGAACCAGA GAATGCAAAGTGCGGTCGTCTGATGTGTGAAAATGTTCCTGATAGACCCGTCCTTACCAGTATTGCCACCATCGCTCCAGGGCGGGCCTACGATTCCAAGGGCAGAGAGCACATCTGCAAGACGGCCTCCCTTAACTTTGGAACCGATGTCCCTGATCCAGGCTACGTTGCAGACGGAACCAGCTGTGCTGAAGGAAAG atttgctTGAACTTCCAGTGTCAAAACATCAGTGCCGTTGGCATAAGACCCTGCCCTTATAACTGCCATGGCAACGGG aTGTGCAATAGTAAGAGTCACTGCCACTGTTATCAAGGATGGGCTCCACCTCTGTGCAACACTCCAGGCTATGGGGGTAGTATTGATTCCGGTCCTGCAGGTCCCCCTGACAACGTTG TTGTAGTCACCCGTACAGTGACTAAAGTGGTAACCCGTTATCTACCCGTAAGTGGCCCCACCCTTTTTG ATTTAGGAGAAGATGGAAATAAAGGAACTGGAAATTTTCTGAGTG GCGTGTCCACGGGAACGGTAGCTGCTCTTCTGGTTCTCTTCATCGTCATCTTCCCTCTACTGACCGTATGTGGTGTAGTCATCTACTGTAAGCGACAGAGAATCCGACAGATGCTCAACAAGAGCAGAGAGACAAGGACCGG GCATCAGTCATTTAGAAACAGTCCAGGTAGTAATGGAGCTGCACGGAAGACTGTTGTGACACGTACCCCTTCCATTCGGGCTTCCCCACCGACTATAGAACACATCCCAAACTCAAGCACAGGTAATGTCGTCCATGATGTCTATCCTCTCATACCAACTGGTCCTAATGTGAGCTACAAGCCTGATAGACCACCAGCAAGACCCAGTTCACCGCCTCCGAAACAGACCTCAAAACCACCACCGTTACCATCCATAGCGTCGACGCCCTCTACTGAAGCTCCAACCAAACCTACGGCCCCTCCAAGCCGTCCACAGCTTCCTAAGTTAAAACCTACAGTCCGATCACAAAGCTTTAATTATCCGGCCAAATCCGAGTCAGGGCCTGGTGCTAGGCCAGGAGGACCGCCTGGGCGACCCAAACCTCCAGCACCACCTTTTAAACTTGCACCACCCCCCAAGTCACCCCCGCCCGTGCCAGACTCTCAGACGCCCGCCATGAGCATTTCCGGTGCCAGGGCAGCTCTGAAACCGGTAGCACGGCCACGCCCGAACGTGAATTCTAACAACTCCAAGGACTGCGATTGGAGTCAGGGTGGCAACCTTATTACAAAAGACAGTCAAGAGGGGGAGCCCTTCATCGCGAAAAAACCAACATTAGCCAAGAAACCGTCGATATCACGGAAACCTCCTTTGCGCCCTGGTAGACCACCTCTACGAACCCAAAGCATGAGAGAACCTCCTACATCCTAA
- the LOC121424843 gene encoding disintegrin and metalloproteinase domain-containing protein 9-like isoform X4, which translates to MEGGHVVTKLPHKHHHCYYHGEVRDGNSSSVAISTCNGLSGLVHVDGEALAVAPLEGSPRQHVVYHQKDVISRGEKLVMDAKYESVGELPDISSKERHRRDILSETKYVELAIINDDAEYRFRGSIGAVQDRSKELANAMDMLYRALNIRIALVNVEVWTSKQIDLTADATSNLFKFQAWRSEHYSPRIHNDNAQLLTGIPFNDNVVGMAEHGKMCTEDKSCGVNTDIEEELSRQVVVVSHEMGHNLGFNHNTRSCTCPDASCIMDDILGYPPSTQFSSCTFETMRKVLQKGYGFCLLDYPKEFFGGPVCGNKFLEAGEDCDCGTPEECDTNCCVAETCRFHVNATCAEGECCDSNCQMLPAGTLCRDEYNPCDLPEYCTGTSATCPGNVYRQNGEKCDRRDSDSLCYDGQCHSYQQQCEEVWGKRTSVKAGVDECYALNEQGSHFGSCGETDQRPCPSSTDPDGPCYKPCEPENAKCGRLMCENVPDRPVLTSIATIAPGRAYDSKGREHICKTASLNFGTDVPDPGYVADGTSCAEGKICLNFQCQNISAVGIRPCPYNCHGNGMCNSKSHCHCYQGWAPPLCNTPGYGGSIDSGPAGPPDNVGVSTGTVAALLVLFIVIFPLLTVCGVVIYCKRQRIRQMLNKSRETRTGHQSFRNSPGSNGAARKTVVTRTPSIRASPPTIEHIPNSSTGNVVHDVYPLIPTGPNVSYKPDRPPARPSSPPPKQTSKPPPLPSIASTPSTEAPTKPTAPPSRPQLPKLKPTVRSQSFNYPAKSESGPGARPGGPPGRPKPPAPPFKLAPPPKSPPPVPDSQTPAMSISGARAALKPVARPRPNVNSNNSKDCDWSQGGNLITKDSQEGEPFIAKKPTLAKKPSISRKPPLRPGRPPLRTQSMREPPTS; encoded by the exons TGATGGATGCAAAGTATGAATCTGTTGGAGAACTGCCCGATATATCAAGTAAAGAGCGCCACCGCAGGGACATCCTGTCCGAGACGAAATATGTAGAATTGGCCATCATAAATGACGATGCTGAG TATCGTTTTCGTGGAAGTATTGGGGCTGTGCAAGACAGAAGCAAGGAACTCGCAAATGCCATGGATATG CTGTATCGAGCACTGAACATCAGGATAGCTCTAGTTAACGTAGAAGTATGGACAAGTAAACAGATAGATCTTACTGCCGATGCCACATCTAACCTGTTCAAATTCCAGGCCTGGAGATCTGAGCATTATTCACCTAGGATCCATAATGATAATGCTCAGCTATTAAC AGGAATTCCTTTCAACGACAATGTCGTCGGGATGGCAGAACATGGGAAAATGTGTACAGAAGACAAATCATGTGGTGTTAATACA GACATAGAAGAAGAGCTCTCCCGTCAGGTTGTAGTTGTATCACACGAGATGGGACATAACTTGGGTTTTAATCACAACACTAGAAGTTGCACCTGTCCAGATGCTTCCTGTATCATGGATGATATACTAGG ATACCCTCCCTCCACCCAGTTTTCTTCCTGCACCTTTGAGACGATGCGGAAGGTCCTTCAGAAGGGTTACGGGTTCTGCCTCCTGGATTACCCTAAAGAATTCTTTGGAGGACCGGTGTGTGGTAACAAGTTCTTAGAGGCAGGGGAGGACTGTGATTGTGGGACACCAGAG GAGTGTGACACCAACTGCTGCGTAGCTGAGACCTGTAGATTCCATGTGAATGCTACGTGTGCCGAGGGTGAATGCTGTGATAGTAACTGTCAGATGCTACCCGCTGGTACCCTATGCAGGGATGAATACAACCCCTGTGATCTACCAGAATACTGCACCGGAACTTCTGCAACG TGCCCGGGTAATGTGTACCGCCAGAACGGAGAGAAGTGTGATCGGAGGGACTCTGATTCTCTCTGCTATGACGGGCAATGTCATAGCTACCAGCAGCAATGCGAAGAAGTCTGGGGTAAACGGACCT CTGTTAAGGCAGGGGTTGATGAGTGTTATGCCCTGAACGAAcaaggcagccattttggaAGTTGCGGAGAGACGGACCAAAGGCCATGCCCATCCTC aACTGATCCTGATGGACCTTGCTACAAACCCTGTGAACCAGA GAATGCAAAGTGCGGTCGTCTGATGTGTGAAAATGTTCCTGATAGACCCGTCCTTACCAGTATTGCCACCATCGCTCCAGGGCGGGCCTACGATTCCAAGGGCAGAGAGCACATCTGCAAGACGGCCTCCCTTAACTTTGGAACCGATGTCCCTGATCCAGGCTACGTTGCAGACGGAACCAGCTGTGCTGAAGGAAAG atttgctTGAACTTCCAGTGTCAAAACATCAGTGCCGTTGGCATAAGACCCTGCCCTTATAACTGCCATGGCAACGGG aTGTGCAATAGTAAGAGTCACTGCCACTGTTATCAAGGATGGGCTCCACCTCTGTGCAACACTCCAGGCTATGGGGGTAGTATTGATTCCGGTCCTGCAGGTCCCCCTGACAACGTTG GCGTGTCCACGGGAACGGTAGCTGCTCTTCTGGTTCTCTTCATCGTCATCTTCCCTCTACTGACCGTATGTGGTGTAGTCATCTACTGTAAGCGACAGAGAATCCGACAGATGCTCAACAAGAGCAGAGAGACAAGGACCGG GCATCAGTCATTTAGAAACAGTCCAGGTAGTAATGGAGCTGCACGGAAGACTGTTGTGACACGTACCCCTTCCATTCGGGCTTCCCCACCGACTATAGAACACATCCCAAACTCAAGCACAGGTAATGTCGTCCATGATGTCTATCCTCTCATACCAACTGGTCCTAATGTGAGCTACAAGCCTGATAGACCACCAGCAAGACCCAGTTCACCGCCTCCGAAACAGACCTCAAAACCACCACCGTTACCATCCATAGCGTCGACGCCCTCTACTGAAGCTCCAACCAAACCTACGGCCCCTCCAAGCCGTCCACAGCTTCCTAAGTTAAAACCTACAGTCCGATCACAAAGCTTTAATTATCCGGCCAAATCCGAGTCAGGGCCTGGTGCTAGGCCAGGAGGACCGCCTGGGCGACCCAAACCTCCAGCACCACCTTTTAAACTTGCACCACCCCCCAAGTCACCCCCGCCCGTGCCAGACTCTCAGACGCCCGCCATGAGCATTTCCGGTGCCAGGGCAGCTCTGAAACCGGTAGCACGGCCACGCCCGAACGTGAATTCTAACAACTCCAAGGACTGCGATTGGAGTCAGGGTGGCAACCTTATTACAAAAGACAGTCAAGAGGGGGAGCCCTTCATCGCGAAAAAACCAACATTAGCCAAGAAACCGTCGATATCACGGAAACCTCCTTTGCGCCCTGGTAGACCACCTCTACGAACCCAAAGCATGAGAGAACCTCCTACATCCTAA
- the LOC121424843 gene encoding zinc metalloproteinase-disintegrin-like EoMP06 isoform X3 — MEGGHVVTKLPHKHHHCYYHGEVRDGNSSSVAISTCNGLSGLVHVDGEALAVAPLEGSPRQHVVYHQKDVISRGEKLVMDAKYESVGELPDISSKERHRRDILSETKYVELAIINDDAEYRFRGSIGAVQDRSKELANAMDMLYRALNIRIALVNVEVWTSKQIDLTADATSNLFKFQAWRSEHYSPRIHNDNAQLLTGIPFNDNVVGMAEHGKMCTEDKSCGVNTDIEEELSRQVVVVSHEMGHNLGFNHNTRSCTCPDASCIMDDILGYPPSTQFSSCTFETMRKVLQKGYGFCLLDYPKEFFGGPVCGNKFLEAGEDCDCGTPEECDTNCCVAETCRFHVNATCAEGECCDSNCQMLPAGTLCRDEYNPCDLPEYCTGTSATCPGNVYRQNGEKCDRRDSDSLCYDGQCHSYQQQCEEVWGKRTSVKAGVDECYALNEQGSHFGSCGETDQRPCPSSTDPDGPCYKPCEPENAKCGRLMCENVPDRPVLTSIATIAPGRAYDSKGREHICKTASLNFGTDVPDPGYVADGTSCAEGKICLNFQCQNISAVGIRPCPYNCHGNGMCNSKSHCHCYQGWAPPLCNTPGYGGSIDSGPAGPPDNVDLGEDGNKGTGNFLSGVSTGTVAALLVLFIVIFPLLTVCGVVIYCKRQRIRQMLNKSRETRTGHQSFRNSPGSNGAARKTVVTRTPSIRASPPTIEHIPNSSTGNVVHDVYPLIPTGPNVSYKPDRPPARPSSPPPKQTSKPPPLPSIASTPSTEAPTKPTAPPSRPQLPKLKPTVRSQSFNYPAKSESGPGARPGGPPGRPKPPAPPFKLAPPPKSPPPVPDSQTPAMSISGARAALKPVARPRPNVNSNNSKDCDWSQGGNLITKDSQEGEPFIAKKPTLAKKPSISRKPPLRPGRPPLRTQSMREPPTS, encoded by the exons TGATGGATGCAAAGTATGAATCTGTTGGAGAACTGCCCGATATATCAAGTAAAGAGCGCCACCGCAGGGACATCCTGTCCGAGACGAAATATGTAGAATTGGCCATCATAAATGACGATGCTGAG TATCGTTTTCGTGGAAGTATTGGGGCTGTGCAAGACAGAAGCAAGGAACTCGCAAATGCCATGGATATG CTGTATCGAGCACTGAACATCAGGATAGCTCTAGTTAACGTAGAAGTATGGACAAGTAAACAGATAGATCTTACTGCCGATGCCACATCTAACCTGTTCAAATTCCAGGCCTGGAGATCTGAGCATTATTCACCTAGGATCCATAATGATAATGCTCAGCTATTAAC AGGAATTCCTTTCAACGACAATGTCGTCGGGATGGCAGAACATGGGAAAATGTGTACAGAAGACAAATCATGTGGTGTTAATACA GACATAGAAGAAGAGCTCTCCCGTCAGGTTGTAGTTGTATCACACGAGATGGGACATAACTTGGGTTTTAATCACAACACTAGAAGTTGCACCTGTCCAGATGCTTCCTGTATCATGGATGATATACTAGG ATACCCTCCCTCCACCCAGTTTTCTTCCTGCACCTTTGAGACGATGCGGAAGGTCCTTCAGAAGGGTTACGGGTTCTGCCTCCTGGATTACCCTAAAGAATTCTTTGGAGGACCGGTGTGTGGTAACAAGTTCTTAGAGGCAGGGGAGGACTGTGATTGTGGGACACCAGAG GAGTGTGACACCAACTGCTGCGTAGCTGAGACCTGTAGATTCCATGTGAATGCTACGTGTGCCGAGGGTGAATGCTGTGATAGTAACTGTCAGATGCTACCCGCTGGTACCCTATGCAGGGATGAATACAACCCCTGTGATCTACCAGAATACTGCACCGGAACTTCTGCAACG TGCCCGGGTAATGTGTACCGCCAGAACGGAGAGAAGTGTGATCGGAGGGACTCTGATTCTCTCTGCTATGACGGGCAATGTCATAGCTACCAGCAGCAATGCGAAGAAGTCTGGGGTAAACGGACCT CTGTTAAGGCAGGGGTTGATGAGTGTTATGCCCTGAACGAAcaaggcagccattttggaAGTTGCGGAGAGACGGACCAAAGGCCATGCCCATCCTC aACTGATCCTGATGGACCTTGCTACAAACCCTGTGAACCAGA GAATGCAAAGTGCGGTCGTCTGATGTGTGAAAATGTTCCTGATAGACCCGTCCTTACCAGTATTGCCACCATCGCTCCAGGGCGGGCCTACGATTCCAAGGGCAGAGAGCACATCTGCAAGACGGCCTCCCTTAACTTTGGAACCGATGTCCCTGATCCAGGCTACGTTGCAGACGGAACCAGCTGTGCTGAAGGAAAG atttgctTGAACTTCCAGTGTCAAAACATCAGTGCCGTTGGCATAAGACCCTGCCCTTATAACTGCCATGGCAACGGG aTGTGCAATAGTAAGAGTCACTGCCACTGTTATCAAGGATGGGCTCCACCTCTGTGCAACACTCCAGGCTATGGGGGTAGTATTGATTCCGGTCCTGCAGGTCCCCCTGACAACGTTG ATTTAGGAGAAGATGGAAATAAAGGAACTGGAAATTTTCTGAGTG GCGTGTCCACGGGAACGGTAGCTGCTCTTCTGGTTCTCTTCATCGTCATCTTCCCTCTACTGACCGTATGTGGTGTAGTCATCTACTGTAAGCGACAGAGAATCCGACAGATGCTCAACAAGAGCAGAGAGACAAGGACCGG GCATCAGTCATTTAGAAACAGTCCAGGTAGTAATGGAGCTGCACGGAAGACTGTTGTGACACGTACCCCTTCCATTCGGGCTTCCCCACCGACTATAGAACACATCCCAAACTCAAGCACAGGTAATGTCGTCCATGATGTCTATCCTCTCATACCAACTGGTCCTAATGTGAGCTACAAGCCTGATAGACCACCAGCAAGACCCAGTTCACCGCCTCCGAAACAGACCTCAAAACCACCACCGTTACCATCCATAGCGTCGACGCCCTCTACTGAAGCTCCAACCAAACCTACGGCCCCTCCAAGCCGTCCACAGCTTCCTAAGTTAAAACCTACAGTCCGATCACAAAGCTTTAATTATCCGGCCAAATCCGAGTCAGGGCCTGGTGCTAGGCCAGGAGGACCGCCTGGGCGACCCAAACCTCCAGCACCACCTTTTAAACTTGCACCACCCCCCAAGTCACCCCCGCCCGTGCCAGACTCTCAGACGCCCGCCATGAGCATTTCCGGTGCCAGGGCAGCTCTGAAACCGGTAGCACGGCCACGCCCGAACGTGAATTCTAACAACTCCAAGGACTGCGATTGGAGTCAGGGTGGCAACCTTATTACAAAAGACAGTCAAGAGGGGGAGCCCTTCATCGCGAAAAAACCAACATTAGCCAAGAAACCGTCGATATCACGGAAACCTCCTTTGCGCCCTGGTAGACCACCTCTACGAACCCAAAGCATGAGAGAACCTCCTACATCCTAA
- the LOC121424843 gene encoding disintegrin and metalloproteinase domain-containing protein 9-like isoform X2, with protein sequence MEGGHVVTKLPHKHHHCYYHGEVRDGNSSSVAISTCNGLSGLVHVDGEALAVAPLEGSPRQHVVYHQKDVISRGEKLVMDAKYESVGELPDISSKERHRRDILSETKYVELAIINDDAEYRFRGSIGAVQDRSKELANAMDMLYRALNIRIALVNVEVWTSKQIDLTADATSNLFKFQAWRSEHYSPRIHNDNAQLLTGIPFNDNVVGMAEHGKMCTEDKSCGVNTDIEEELSRQVVVVSHEMGHNLGFNHNTRSCTCPDASCIMDDILGYPPSTQFSSCTFETMRKVLQKGYGFCLLDYPKEFFGGPVCGNKFLEAGEDCDCGTPEECDTNCCVAETCRFHVNATCAEGECCDSNCQMLPAGTLCRDEYNPCDLPEYCTGTSATCPGNVYRQNGEKCDRRDSDSLCYDGQCHSYQQQCEEVWGKRTSVKAGVDECYALNEQGSHFGSCGETDQRPCPSSTDPDGPCYKPCEPENAKCGRLMCENVPDRPVLTSIATIAPGRAYDSKGREHICKTASLNFGTDVPDPGYVADGTSCAEGKICLNFQCQNISAVGIRPCPYNCHGNGMCNSKSHCHCYQGWAPPLCNTPGYGGSIDSGPAGPPDNVVVVTRTVTKVVTRYLPVSGPTLFGVSTGTVAALLVLFIVIFPLLTVCGVVIYCKRQRIRQMLNKSRETRTGHQSFRNSPGSNGAARKTVVTRTPSIRASPPTIEHIPNSSTGNVVHDVYPLIPTGPNVSYKPDRPPARPSSPPPKQTSKPPPLPSIASTPSTEAPTKPTAPPSRPQLPKLKPTVRSQSFNYPAKSESGPGARPGGPPGRPKPPAPPFKLAPPPKSPPPVPDSQTPAMSISGARAALKPVARPRPNVNSNNSKDCDWSQGGNLITKDSQEGEPFIAKKPTLAKKPSISRKPPLRPGRPPLRTQSMREPPTS encoded by the exons TGATGGATGCAAAGTATGAATCTGTTGGAGAACTGCCCGATATATCAAGTAAAGAGCGCCACCGCAGGGACATCCTGTCCGAGACGAAATATGTAGAATTGGCCATCATAAATGACGATGCTGAG TATCGTTTTCGTGGAAGTATTGGGGCTGTGCAAGACAGAAGCAAGGAACTCGCAAATGCCATGGATATG CTGTATCGAGCACTGAACATCAGGATAGCTCTAGTTAACGTAGAAGTATGGACAAGTAAACAGATAGATCTTACTGCCGATGCCACATCTAACCTGTTCAAATTCCAGGCCTGGAGATCTGAGCATTATTCACCTAGGATCCATAATGATAATGCTCAGCTATTAAC AGGAATTCCTTTCAACGACAATGTCGTCGGGATGGCAGAACATGGGAAAATGTGTACAGAAGACAAATCATGTGGTGTTAATACA GACATAGAAGAAGAGCTCTCCCGTCAGGTTGTAGTTGTATCACACGAGATGGGACATAACTTGGGTTTTAATCACAACACTAGAAGTTGCACCTGTCCAGATGCTTCCTGTATCATGGATGATATACTAGG ATACCCTCCCTCCACCCAGTTTTCTTCCTGCACCTTTGAGACGATGCGGAAGGTCCTTCAGAAGGGTTACGGGTTCTGCCTCCTGGATTACCCTAAAGAATTCTTTGGAGGACCGGTGTGTGGTAACAAGTTCTTAGAGGCAGGGGAGGACTGTGATTGTGGGACACCAGAG GAGTGTGACACCAACTGCTGCGTAGCTGAGACCTGTAGATTCCATGTGAATGCTACGTGTGCCGAGGGTGAATGCTGTGATAGTAACTGTCAGATGCTACCCGCTGGTACCCTATGCAGGGATGAATACAACCCCTGTGATCTACCAGAATACTGCACCGGAACTTCTGCAACG TGCCCGGGTAATGTGTACCGCCAGAACGGAGAGAAGTGTGATCGGAGGGACTCTGATTCTCTCTGCTATGACGGGCAATGTCATAGCTACCAGCAGCAATGCGAAGAAGTCTGGGGTAAACGGACCT CTGTTAAGGCAGGGGTTGATGAGTGTTATGCCCTGAACGAAcaaggcagccattttggaAGTTGCGGAGAGACGGACCAAAGGCCATGCCCATCCTC aACTGATCCTGATGGACCTTGCTACAAACCCTGTGAACCAGA GAATGCAAAGTGCGGTCGTCTGATGTGTGAAAATGTTCCTGATAGACCCGTCCTTACCAGTATTGCCACCATCGCTCCAGGGCGGGCCTACGATTCCAAGGGCAGAGAGCACATCTGCAAGACGGCCTCCCTTAACTTTGGAACCGATGTCCCTGATCCAGGCTACGTTGCAGACGGAACCAGCTGTGCTGAAGGAAAG atttgctTGAACTTCCAGTGTCAAAACATCAGTGCCGTTGGCATAAGACCCTGCCCTTATAACTGCCATGGCAACGGG aTGTGCAATAGTAAGAGTCACTGCCACTGTTATCAAGGATGGGCTCCACCTCTGTGCAACACTCCAGGCTATGGGGGTAGTATTGATTCCGGTCCTGCAGGTCCCCCTGACAACGTTG TTGTAGTCACCCGTACAGTGACTAAAGTGGTAACCCGTTATCTACCCGTAAGTGGCCCCACCCTTTTTG GCGTGTCCACGGGAACGGTAGCTGCTCTTCTGGTTCTCTTCATCGTCATCTTCCCTCTACTGACCGTATGTGGTGTAGTCATCTACTGTAAGCGACAGAGAATCCGACAGATGCTCAACAAGAGCAGAGAGACAAGGACCGG GCATCAGTCATTTAGAAACAGTCCAGGTAGTAATGGAGCTGCACGGAAGACTGTTGTGACACGTACCCCTTCCATTCGGGCTTCCCCACCGACTATAGAACACATCCCAAACTCAAGCACAGGTAATGTCGTCCATGATGTCTATCCTCTCATACCAACTGGTCCTAATGTGAGCTACAAGCCTGATAGACCACCAGCAAGACCCAGTTCACCGCCTCCGAAACAGACCTCAAAACCACCACCGTTACCATCCATAGCGTCGACGCCCTCTACTGAAGCTCCAACCAAACCTACGGCCCCTCCAAGCCGTCCACAGCTTCCTAAGTTAAAACCTACAGTCCGATCACAAAGCTTTAATTATCCGGCCAAATCCGAGTCAGGGCCTGGTGCTAGGCCAGGAGGACCGCCTGGGCGACCCAAACCTCCAGCACCACCTTTTAAACTTGCACCACCCCCCAAGTCACCCCCGCCCGTGCCAGACTCTCAGACGCCCGCCATGAGCATTTCCGGTGCCAGGGCAGCTCTGAAACCGGTAGCACGGCCACGCCCGAACGTGAATTCTAACAACTCCAAGGACTGCGATTGGAGTCAGGGTGGCAACCTTATTACAAAAGACAGTCAAGAGGGGGAGCCCTTCATCGCGAAAAAACCAACATTAGCCAAGAAACCGTCGATATCACGGAAACCTCCTTTGCGCCCTGGTAGACCACCTCTACGAACCCAAAGCATGAGAGAACCTCCTACATCCTAA